CCGAACTGCTGCGGGAAACCGTAGATCAGGTCGCGCCGCGCCGGGTCGCGTTCCTGTTGCAGGCGTTCCACCAGGCGTTCGTTGAGGCGTTGTTCCAGGCCGGCGAACTCGCTTTGCAGGTGCGCCAACGGGCTGTCGCTGTGCTTGCCATCGTCCAGGGCAAAGGTCATGCCCCACACCTGGGCGCGCTCTTCTTTGCTCAGGTTGTCGAAGAACTCCATGAAGCCTGGCACCAGGTCGAGCTTGGTCAGCATCAGGTAGATCGGAAAGCGCACCCCCAGCTGGGTGTACAGCTCCTGGATGCGTAGGCGGATGGCAGCGGCATGGGCGGCGCGTTCGGCGTCGGTGCCGAGCAGCAGGTCCGACAGGCTGATGGCGATGAAGGCGCCGTCGATCGGGCGGCGCGAGCGCTGCTTTTTCAACAGGTCGAGAAAGCCCAGCCAAGCGGCTTTATCCACCGTGGAGTTGCTGTCCTGGGTGGTATAGCGCCCGGCGGTGTCGAGCAACACGGCCTGATCGGTAAACCACCAGTCGCAGTTACGCGTGCCGCCGACGCCGCGCACCGCACCGGCACCCAACTGCGCGGCCAACGGGAAGTGCAGCCCGGAGTTGACCAGCGCAGTGGTCTTGCCCGAACCCGGCGGGCCGATGATCACGTACCACGGCAGTTCGTAGAGGTTGCGGCGCTCGTCGCCACCCAGCTTGGCCTTTTTCAGCAGCGCCAGGGCTTCGTCCATGCGCTGGCGCAGGGTGCTGAGTTCTTCGGCAGTGGCAACGCTGTTGGGGTCGGCCGGGGTTTCTGCGGCCAGGCTGCGCATGACCTCGGCGGCCTGACGGCGCGCCTGGATGATGCGGAATACGCGGTAGGCAATCCACAGCGCGAACACCAGGATGATCAGCGCCCAGCGGCGTCCTTCGGGTGCCAGCATGTCGAGCAACGGCCCAACGAACCAGATGATCAGGCTCAGGGCGATCAACCCCAGCACGGGGATCACCCAGCGAATCATGAAACTGAAAAACGCCTTCACTCGACGCCCTCCGCCAATACGGTGATTTCAACCCGACGATTGCGGGCACGGCCTTCGGCAGTACTGTTGGTCGCCAACGGCTCGGTGTCGCTGCGGCCTTCGGCGCTGAAGCGCTCGGCCTGGCCGGTCTTGGCGGCAAGGATGTCCAGTACCGACTTGGCCCGTGCTTCGGACAGCGCCCAGTTCGACGGGAAGCGCAGCGTGGCAATCGGGCGATTGTCACTGTGGCCGGTCACCCGGACCTGGCCCTTGACCTTGCGGATGGCGTCGGCGATGCGCAGCATCAGCGGCTGGTAGTCATCGACGATGCTGGAGCTGGCGGACGCAAACAGTTCGTCACCCCGAATGGTCACGACCGAGCGGTCGACCTTGTCTTCCACCGCGACGCGGCCGGCCTTGATGTCTTCGGCCAGGAACCCGGCCAGGCGTGGCCGCTCGATGACTTTTGGCTGCGCCACCGGACGGTCGATGGCCTGCACCGGGATCTCGCCCAGTGCATGGATATTCTTGAATACCGGTTCGGCATCCGACGCCAGCTTCATGCGCAAGCCAAACAGCAACGCCAAAAGCAGCGCCAGGCCGATGGCCACGGCGATCCAAGGCGGCATGAACTGCGCCAGGCGATCGCGCGCCACGGTGACGCCGCGCCAGTGCGGCGACAGCTCGCGCTCATGCTCGCCGCGAGCGTTGCGAATCGCCGCTGCGGTGCGCTCGCGCAAGGCTTCCAGCTGGCTGCGCCCGTCGGTCATCACGCGGTAGCGCCCTTCGAAACCCAGGCACATGCACAAGTACAGCAGCTCCAGCAGGTACAGGCGTTCCCGCGGGCTTTGCAGGCAGTGGTCAAGTAACTGGAAGACCTTCTCGCCGCCCCAGGCTTCGTTGTGCACGGTGATCAGCAAGCTTTGCTTGCCCCAATCGCTGGTGCTGCCCCACGGCGTGCTCAACACCGCTTCATCGAGGGCGGTGCACAGCGCGTAACGGGCCAGCAGCACTTCGTTGCGCGCCACACCGGCGGCTTCGGCGCGCTCTTCGAATTGGCGCAGATAGGCCAGCAACTGTGCGCGCAGGCTGGCCGGCGCCGGGTGCGCGATGGTGTTGCGCAACCGCGTCAGCAAGGCCAGCAGCGGGCCGGCGGCGCTTTCCAGCGGGTTGAGGCCCTGGCTCTTGCCGGTGAGCATCGGCGCGGCCGGCATCGACAAAGGCGCCGGCTCCGCACGCGCAGGTTCCGGCGCACGGCCGCCGGGGCGCGGCATGAACTGAGTGCGGTCATCATCATTGGGGTGCATCGCGGATTATCCTCGGATCGCCCAGAAGGCCAGGTTCAAGCCCGGGAACTGCCCGGCGATGTGAAAGGCGAAACCGCCGGAATTGCTCAGCTGCTGCCAGTGCTCGCTGCCCCGGTCCAGCTCGTAATAGGTGCTGCCGGCGTGGTACGGCAGTTGGCGTGGCGCCACCGGCAACGGCAGCAGGCCGATGCCCGGCAGCTGCAGGTTGACCATGTCGCGGATGTGCTCCACCGAACCGACCTTGCTCTGCTGGCCGAAGCG
Above is a genomic segment from Pseudomonas sp. R5-89-07 containing:
- a CDS encoding DotU family type VI secretion system protein, whose amino-acid sequence is MHPNDDDRTQFMPRPGGRAPEPARAEPAPLSMPAAPMLTGKSQGLNPLESAAGPLLALLTRLRNTIAHPAPASLRAQLLAYLRQFEERAEAAGVARNEVLLARYALCTALDEAVLSTPWGSTSDWGKQSLLITVHNEAWGGEKVFQLLDHCLQSPRERLYLLELLYLCMCLGFEGRYRVMTDGRSQLEALRERTAAAIRNARGEHERELSPHWRGVTVARDRLAQFMPPWIAVAIGLALLLALLFGLRMKLASDAEPVFKNIHALGEIPVQAIDRPVAQPKVIERPRLAGFLAEDIKAGRVAVEDKVDRSVVTIRGDELFASASSSIVDDYQPLMLRIADAIRKVKGQVRVTGHSDNRPIATLRFPSNWALSEARAKSVLDILAAKTGQAERFSAEGRSDTEPLATNSTAEGRARNRRVEITVLAEGVE